The Faecalibaculum rodentium genome segment TCCCTCATCTCTCTCTGGAGCTTCAGCTTCTCCAGAGTTATGTATCTGCCGTCAATCACCTTGACGGCTTCTTTTTCTGTCATTCGACTCTCTCCAATGCGTGTGTGATCGCCATCCAGACGACCTCGCTCGCGTCGTTCCAAGTGTCCGCTCTGGTTTTGTCAGCCTTGTTACCTGATTTTTGATAATCCATATGGGCAATATTTCTCTGGCATAGGAATTCTTCCCCGAGTTCGTAGCGGATACCGTTGATGATTCTTATCACGTCGTCTTTGTCGTACATATGTGTCCTTTCATTCAGTTGCAAACAGGTATTCAAACGTTTTTCCGAAACGTTCGCAGTATTTCCGACATTCCAGGGCCGTGAATTTTCCTGTTCTGAGCTTTTGTTTATATGCCTGTCTGGTCATTCCGATAACTTCGCCCATCTGCGCGTCAGTCAATTTGTGATACGCCTGTTGGCCTAAAAGGTTTGGGAACATTTTGTTATCACCTCTTTACCCAATGTGAGTTATAATTAAATTGATTAAAGAAAGGCGGATTTGTTTATGACTAACGTTGAACGCGCCCATTCTCTTGCTATGCATTTTCTGGATAATGAAATCGAAAGATCCCGAAAGGATGCGATTCAGGCAACCGTTGAACAAATAGGTGTTGAACCAATTGATGTCACGGTTGACCCGGTGGCTGTTTATCGGATTCTGTTCGACAAATTTCTGAAAGAGCTGTCTGAGCAATTCCCTAACGATTAACTCTCTGTGGTTCAACCCAGGCCTTACCGATTTCGATTCCATTTTTCACAAAGACGACATTGTGCTTTTTCTCTTTATCTTTCAGCTCAATGACCGTCACAGCCTCCTTTCGGAGGCTTTCTTTTTCTTCTTCCATGTGTGTCATTTCATTCACCCGTTCCGTCGCAGATACTGCCGGTAGATCTCCGTCGCTCTGATCAGGCTCTCGAAGAAGGAAAGCTTCCGGCACGTCCCGTCTTCCGAGTCGTGGTCATAGGCGATAGCGAAACCGTCCCGCAGTTCCAGCAGTGCGATTTCTCCCGCCATGTAGTAGGGCTGAAAGCTCGCCAGTACTTTTGATTTCATGTGTTTCTCCTTTCCTGGGTGTGTGTCCTTTCTTTAAGTGTTGTGTCTTTTAGGACACTTCGCTTTTAAAAAAAATTCCAGCAGGCGATTCAAGACCTAGAAAATCCAACGTTTCTTGAATTTCTCCAAGAGTAAATTCGGTGATTCCGTTCAATTTTCTATACAGAGTGGAACGGCTCATGCCTAGCTTTTGGGCTAAATCATGCATCGAAATACCCTGCTTACGCATTTCATACTCCAACCGATACTTATCCATCTCAAGCTCCTCCTTTCGTGTCCTTTTGGACACTTGCACAATACACCTCTGTGACTTTGGATGTCAACAGGAAATGTTTCTTTAATGACACTCATCTGTCTCATAGCGCTTCTTGTGTTGCATAAATGACACGCAAGCGGATATAATGATTTCGAATAATGAGGTGCAATCATGTTAGAAGATACAGGAAGAAGGATTAAAGAATTAAGAACCGAAAAAGGATGGACACTTGAGCAATTGGGCGATGCTGTTGGAGTCAATAAGAGCACCGTCCGAAAATGGGAAACTGGAATGATCAAAAATATGCGCCGGGACAAACTGGCCATGATCGCCAAAGCCTTGTCAACCACTCCTGCTTACCTCATGGGCTGGCAAGAAGAGGGAGCCGGAGACCCTAAACGAGAACCCGGCAACATGCTGCCCCCTGAACGGTTGCAGATTCACCTGAATACCGTCCCAGTCTATGATCCGATTTCTTGTGGGACTGGAAAATGGGTTGATGAGCAGCCGGTGGACTATCTGGGCGTACCGGATACAATGGTTTCCAAAGCCTGTCATTACTTTGCAAATCCTGCTTTTGGTGATTCCATGGAGCCCCGAATACAGAACGGTGACTATGTCGTTTTTGAGCAGACCTCAACCATTGACCCAGGGTCCATTGGCGCGTTCAGTCTAAATGGGGAGTATTTCTGCAAGAGATTTAAAAAGCTCCCCGATGGGAGCATGTGGCTATTTTCTGAGAATCCAAGGTATGAACCTATACCGATACAGAAATACGATGACTTCCGTGTGCTTGGAAAGTACAGGATGCGAATGACAGAATATTAAGAAAGGATTTTTGATTATGAAGAAGAAACTACTTACTGCAGGATTGGCGGCCCTTATGCTGGCCGGATGTACTGGTACTAAAAAAATCGAATTGACTCCTGATGGAACGGCTTTTAATGCTTCTGCATTAGATACTGCAAAAGCCGTCCAAAAAGCACTGCCTTCAGATGCTAAAGCAACTTTAGATACAAGCAATGATTATCCTGGAATTGATATTGTGGGACCTTCAGGCGATGAAACTTCGATTGTCGTCTGGGACAAATACGATAAGAGCAGGGTTGACGCTATAAATATATCAGCAATAATACCTACCTCAAAAAATGACCAAAGCGTTAAAGACTACTATATGTACGAACTTCCTAAAACGGTTTTGAAAACGCTGGACATAGATGATGCTGAAGGGTTAGCAAAAGCAGCCTATCGAGATAGCGTCACTCACTACACATATGGAAGTGCAGAAGTTGACGGCATTAAATGCGCGGTTTCTCAGCAAGCAACGGATGATGGATTTGTTTATATGACAGTAATAGCTCCAGAAACAGGTTCTTTCTGGGAATACTGATAACTCCCGATGACGAATTCCCCGTACTTGGTAAATATAAACTCAGGATCACTGAGGATTAAATAATCAAAGCTCTTTACATGCGTATATTTAGGCGTATAATATAGCTATAAGGAGGTTGGAGATGACATACAGGGAGATAGAAAAACTGATACTGAAGGATGGCTGGATGGTCACCAGACAAAGAGGCAGTCACAGACAGTACAAGCATCCTGAGAAAAAAGGACTCGTGACCATTGCTCCCCACAGCTGGTCAGACGAAGTCCCTAAGGGAACCGCCAACAGCATTCTTAAACAGGCGGGGCTGAAATAAGCCCTCCTGCCCTGTATATCTTCGAACGAATCATGAAAACAAAAACCTATTTAGCCGTTATGGAGCCCTGTGATTCAGGGTATGGCGTTTACTTTCCTGATTTCCCAGGGTGTGTAGCATCCGGAAAAACCATTGATCAGGCCGCCCGTATTGCAAAAGACGCTCTCTCCATGCACTACTACGCTTTGGAAGAAGAAAGCGAAGAAATCCCGGAACCTTCTCAGTCTCTGAGCGCTGAGGACACAGCTGGTAATGTCGTTACCCCTATCACGATTTATCCGGAGCTACTGCACGAAGAATACCGGAACCGCAGAGTTAAAACCAATACCACTATCCCCGCATGGCTTAAAGCTGCTGCGGAAGAAAAAGGAATCAATTTCAGCCGTGTTCTGGAAAATGCCTTGATGGGAATGATTAACTAAATTATTGAAGACACAGGCGTTCACTGATAAAATGTGAATACATTCAGGAAGAGATCATATCTGCTTCCATCGCTCCTGGCCTTCGAGTAGGGAGCACGGCTGTGAAGCCACACACGAGCCCCAGCGGCTCCAGCCCTGTGTTTCTATAGAGACGCAGGGCCTTTTGTTTTAATGATTTGAACTCTTTCCATTTTGGAAACGGTTCACAGCCACACCATTTTCGTCAAGCGTTGAAAATGGTGTTCTGAGCATTTTGTATAGAACGCAATTTGCTACCTGGTCGATTTCGACTCCTTTAACAACAACAAAAAAAAACTCCCCCGCCGGATGCAGCCAGCGAGGGAGGCAAAGGATGGTATAACCAACCTCAAAGCATTAGTGATTGTACCATCCTGACGAACAGAAAGGATGGTTTTTCTATGCGATTTGATAAGCGAGAATCGAAGAAATCGAAGTCCGGCTACACATGGCGGGTCACTTTTGAATACAAGGACCGGTACGGGAAAAAGAAGAAGTACAGCAAGTCCGGCTTCGCGACCAAGAAGGCAGCGCAGGTACATGCCCTTGCAGTCCAGTCCGATCTGGCCAAAGGGCTGGTGGTGGACAACTCCGTTCATACAGTTGATGAGCTTTTCCAGCAGATGATCAAGCTGCCGGGATACTCCCCGAACACGATCAGCCTGTATAGGGACAATTACAATAAACACATCCTGCCTGTTCTGGGAAACGCAGATATCAAAGATCTGCACTACCCAGAACTGCAGAGCTTTTTCACAGATATGTCGACTGTGGGAAAATCTGCCGTCGCAACTACCAAAACCGTACTGACCGGGATTGGGAATCTGGCTGTCAAATCCGGATACATCGCCAGCTGGCCAATCAATCTGGTACAGACCTCCGGCGTCAACAACAGCAGAAAGAAAGCCGGCAGCAGCGACTACCTTTCGGAGACAGATTTCAAATCGCTGTTGAATCTGGTATCACACGCGAAAGACGAGTTTACTTCCGGATCTAAAGGAGTGTTCCTGATGCTTGGTTACTATTTGGGACTGCGAATCGCAGAAGCCTGTGCTCTGACATGGGATGATGTGGATTTCCAGAGCCGGACAATCCGGATAAACAAGCAGCTGACCTACACCAGGCTAAAGGTCAAAGATTTCTATATTAGGGATATGACGAAGACAGAAAAACCGAATGCCGTTTTACCTGTCCCTGAACCATTGATAGAATCCTTGAAGGAATGGAGAGACTACAACCCCTATCCCCTGATTCTCTGTACAGAAGAGGGACGTTGGCTGCATCCGAGAAACACCGGTAATACAATCAGGACTGCAGCGCAAAAGCTTGGGTTTGATTTCCATCCGCATATGCTCCGGCACACTTACATCACGAATCTTGTGCTGGCCGGGACTGACTTGAAAACAGTTGCTGATTTGGCACGCCATGCATCAGCAGCAATGTCTCTGCAGGTCTATACAGAGACAACTGATTTAAGGAAAGCGGAGGCTATCGCAAGGGCTTTTGAAGACGAAATCCCGAACATTCTGGCGTAGAAAAATGCTCCAATTTTACTCCAAAAATGAATGAACCTCATTAAAAATCGTCGAATCCCCTTTAGGTAAAGGGGTTTTTGACGGAAGAATTGACGAAGTGTATAATTTAACAGTTGAACACACAAGGAGGACAACTATGTCTGATTGGATCAGATCGAACTGGTT includes the following:
- a CDS encoding type II toxin-antitoxin system HicB family antitoxin: MKTKTYLAVMEPCDSGYGVYFPDFPGCVASGKTIDQAARIAKDALSMHYYALEEESEEIPEPSQSLSAEDTAGNVVTPITIYPELLHEEYRNRRVKTNTTIPAWLKAAAEEKGINFSRVLENALMGMIN
- a CDS encoding helix-turn-helix transcriptional regulator, producing the protein MQVSKRTRKEELEMDKYRLEYEMRKQGISMHDLAQKLGMSRSTLYRKLNGITEFTLGEIQETLDFLGLESPAGIFFKSEVS
- a CDS encoding tyrosine-type recombinase/integrase, translated to MIKLPGYSPNTISLYRDNYNKHILPVLGNADIKDLHYPELQSFFTDMSTVGKSAVATTKTVLTGIGNLAVKSGYIASWPINLVQTSGVNNSRKKAGSSDYLSETDFKSLLNLVSHAKDEFTSGSKGVFLMLGYYLGLRIAEACALTWDDVDFQSRTIRINKQLTYTRLKVKDFYIRDMTKTEKPNAVLPVPEPLIESLKEWRDYNPYPLILCTEEGRWLHPRNTGNTIRTAAQKLGFDFHPHMLRHTYITNLVLAGTDLKTVADLARHASAAMSLQVYTETTDLRKAEAIARAFEDEIPNILA
- a CDS encoding type II toxin-antitoxin system HicA family toxin, encoding MTYREIEKLILKDGWMVTRQRGSHRQYKHPEKKGLVTIAPHSWSDEVPKGTANSILKQAGLK
- a CDS encoding LexA family protein, producing the protein MLEDTGRRIKELRTEKGWTLEQLGDAVGVNKSTVRKWETGMIKNMRRDKLAMIAKALSTTPAYLMGWQEEGAGDPKREPGNMLPPERLQIHLNTVPVYDPISCGTGKWVDEQPVDYLGVPDTMVSKACHYFANPAFGDSMEPRIQNGDYVVFEQTSTIDPGSIGAFSLNGEYFCKRFKKLPDGSMWLFSENPRYEPIPIQKYDDFRVLGKYRMRMTEY